Within the Rosa rugosa chromosome 2, drRosRugo1.1, whole genome shotgun sequence genome, the region CACCAATAAGCAGTGATGCTCCACTACCGAAATGTAGAGCGAGTCAATGAGATGAATAGGTAATAACAAACTCATAATAACGAACTCATGTTGTCACCATTAGCCTAAACGTGGAATGATATATAGATTAGTATCCTTAACCCAGATTTGTAGACGTATACATTAGCTTTTGACTAGGAATTAGAATTTCGCTTAGGATTACAATTAGTGATATTTTGGTCGATCGTGCTTGAGATTTTTCATAGGCAGACAATAAAAACTAGGTCTCACAAGAAATTAGTATTTAGCTTTTATCTCACATGAATTAGGGTTACTACCACTACCGCCTTATTATCTTCACCCTAGCCATTCTAAGTCAAACGTTAAGTGTTGCAAGATGCGACCATTTTACCTTTGTTAATTGAGGAATTTTAATATACACTCAATTTTGTAACTAATTGCATTTAACTAATTAATTGTTTGCTTCACGTAAAATTTCCCAAAAACGGAACAAGATCATTACAAATGAGATCAAATATCAACTTGCAATTTATATGACTGCATATGCACGTATTTTTGTGCATATGCACATAAATACGTAGTACATattatttgaaaagaaaaatagagttACAATTTTCGGCCAATTCAATAGGATATCTCAGTTGTCTTAAGGGTCCAAATTCAAATAAGTAGAAATACGGACTTGCACAAATTTAAACTTCCTAGTTTGGCCCTTTTCCTTCCTTCTCGTCCTAAAACAAGGCCAATGCTGATGATAAGCATAATACTAAAAGTAGCAATTGGAAGAACGATGATGGTGACACTTCTATCGTTATGTTACTTGTATTATTACctgaaaaaaaaatcacaagaatTGCATTATTAGTAATCGGCATTTATTATTAAAACTGACTAAACAGAAAGTTtcattatttattttaaaatatttttaaaaatgacatTTCTGAGGTTAAATTGCCTACACTACCTTCAAATACAAATTATCAAAACTCTGAAAAGTTTGTATGGGTTTAGAGTGGATACATAATACATATACATAATCGATTTGAAATGctcatttattaaaaaaaaaaagctcattACTCATAAATTACTAACGTGGACAAAATTCATTCATTTAATGGAAAGTATCCAATCTTTTTTGAAAAAATTTCGGAAAAAGAGTCCCAGATGATTATAAAATTGTGTGTCATTTTCGGAGGCCCCCAAAAGTAAATtagcaaagaaaaaaatcacCCAATACCTTCTGTGGCTGTAGGGGGCGGAGTGGCTGTAGGTGGTGGAGCTGCAGGGGACGGAGTGGCTGTAGGCGGAGTGGCTGTAGAAATATTTATCAGCGAATCAGCTGAAGGCTCATAGAAAATTCCTTTCTCAAACCTCAAAATACAGCTGGGTTTAAGAACCCTCGCTCCATCCTTTCCTTCACAACATGTGGGAATTTCCTTAATAGAATCTTCAAGGCAATCACTGCACTTTTGCTTGTCCAGATCAGGACTGCACTGAGCACTTGCATATATGGTTTGATTTGTTTCACTTCCTGCAGGGACAGGCGCATGTCCTGCTGCAAATTTCTTCATCGAATCCCCTGATGATGCATTTTGGCTCAAAGTTTCCAACAAGGGATTAAGCACCAGCTTGAAATCTTCAGGGTTTGACGCACTGTTAGGGCTCGACAACAACCAACCGGGCTCGTCTTCTTCGATTCCGAACATGGTGATGTTCGAGTATCGAACAGTGCAACCCTGGGCCCATATGATTGCTTCGTGATGATTAGAGCAATTCTGTGAGAGATAGATGTTGGCTTGGCCGTAACAACTACGACACTGGTCTTGGGCAAGGTCTCCTCTACAGAGTGCAATTACATTCACTTTGTCGGTGCCAGTTCCCAGAGACAAATTGAGGAACCCGTAGTTGGCTTGGTTGTTGGAAGACAAAGAGACGAGGAGtgtgttgaggttttgtttgtAGGTGGTGGTGGCATTAGTAGTAGTATTACAGCTCCAGCAGTAGTCAGCTGTGGTAGTGCATTGAGCGTCAACTATGGCCGGAGCAACGATAATAGTGGCAAAAATGAAAAGCAATGATGTTGAAGAATTCATTTCTGTGCTTAACCTCAGTGTAATTTCAAGCAATGATGGAGTACCCTGTTTTATAAGCAAAATTTCCCTGACAGACATTGACTCAGTCATTAAccctctttgacgttgaaaatAATTTACATATGTATAAGCATTGATGTTACATCAATGATGGTTTTTGGATACAGATCAATAATGTCCTTAATTCTATGCTGGAAATTCGTAGGCAATTACgttaacagttttttttttcttttttttcttttcccaccttAGAGGTTCTTGCTTCTTGGTCTGATGAGGCTGCTCAACGTGTAAGAAAGAGGAAAAGTTAAGAGAAGACTTTGACTGTGTCTTGTGGTCACAGTATTTGTTTTGCTCGTCTAGTAGCTTTCCTGTTTTAATGCCTACTTGGCTACTTTGGGACCATCATTTTGATCGAAGAGaagacttggactaggagtctTCTTTAGTGTGGTGCCTCGCCCGAAAAGTCTTTAATGATCTATTACATCATGAGAAATTTTATACACACACCCCTATATACTTAATACACACGTCTTAAATTTTTTTATCCAAATTTTTTCCCCAAACTTCCTCTTATGCCctctttattttactttatacaCACTCCTTAaatccatcatcttcttccttctgCCAAATCGAACCCAAGCATGCTGCTCCTCAATCTTGCACCCTATTTCTCACGGTCTCACTTCTATGACCCATACCACCATCCTCCAAGTGAAACCAAATCGAAGGAAATTGGCAAGCAAATGAAACTCAACAAACAATCAATGGAGACAAAGTGagagaatatttttttttatattaatttcTCATTCAATTAACCTCCAAGATTTTCAATTAATCAATGTACCATGAGAAAGTTGAAATCACCAGGACGCTTGCAGACCGTAGACCACTTGAAGTCCTAAATATGTAGAGAAACTCAAAAGCttaatattcaaatttgaatttgttacTTCAACCTATcaaattcatgaaaaaaaaaacttgaataGAGTATGAGAAGTTTTTTGAGTGCACGGATAAATTAGTTGTGTTGTTATTGAATGTAAGATCTTGGTCGTCCTTGTTATCTCCAGTTCTAGATcaaagttttttattttctttattttgtttttggttttttgtagttttctttttgttcatctttatcaaaaagggtaaaaaaaaaagtattaaaaaaagtttcaaaaaatgggggtgtgcattaagtaatttggtatgtgtgaataaaatttctgaaACATCACATATAGTAACTACTATatatttttatcaaattttgGGACCTCAATCCCTATATCTTTGGTGTCAT harbors:
- the LOC133733503 gene encoding cysteine-rich repeat secretory protein 38-like gives rise to the protein MNSSTSLLFIFATIIVAPAIVDAQCTTTADYCWSCNTTTNATTTYKQNLNTLLVSLSSNNQANYGFLNLSLGTGTDKVNVIALCRGDLAQDQCRSCYGQANIYLSQNCSNHHEAIIWAQGCTVRYSNITMFGIEEDEPGWLLSSPNSASNPEDFKLVLNPLLETLSQNASSGDSMKKFAAGHAPVPAGSETNQTIYASAQCSPDLDKQKCSDCLEDSIKEIPTCCEGKDGARVLKPSCILRFEKGIFYEPSADSLINISTATPPTATPSPAAPPPTATPPPTATEGNNTSNITIEVSPSSFFQLLLLVLCLSSALALF